A DNA window from Thermus tengchongensis contains the following coding sequences:
- a CDS encoding glycoside hydrolase family 13 protein: protein MNHHDLEHVDPPFPDLGEEVVLSLETPAKEGLLLFEKDGEIHQKPMERTEGGLRVRVFVPTSPFRYVFRLPEGFLGSHGLEKALPRYDRFFHLLAGPQPPEWAQGAVYYQIFPDRFRMGRPELAPQDGAWRYQGRPIRRKAWHEPPGPEGPWEFYGGDLWGVLEALPHLEGLGVEVLYLTPIFQSPSSHRYDTEDYLRVDPHLGGEEALEALFQALEKRGMRLVLDGVFNHVGATHPWFQRALKDLESPERSMFTFYPDGSYAAFWGVKSMPKLDYASPLTQERFVFGKKAPIRYWMRLAHGWRLDVAHSIGEGGTNRKNARWLRALARAAKEERPEALVIGELSYDATPTLRAHTLDGAMHYAGFAHPVMAWLSGRDVHGREAALSAEEAWEVLWDHYRALPLQVRHAMYTFVSSHDIPRALWRLRGNLGLFQLAYALLFAFPGSPAIYYGDEVGLSQPNPYTLWQGDPYCRAPFPWDEALWNRETLGFLRRLVRLKKTHPALRRGSLLPLKAPEGVLAFRRRYRGEEVWAFFAKEGARLRLPRGVDLLREEEVAGEVEAQYLLFQPLN from the coding sequence ATGAACCACCACGACCTGGAACACGTGGACCCCCCCTTTCCCGACCTGGGGGAGGAGGTGGTCCTCTCCTTGGAAACCCCGGCAAAGGAGGGGCTTCTCCTTTTTGAGAAGGACGGGGAGATCCACCAAAAACCCATGGAAAGGACGGAAGGGGGCCTAAGGGTGCGCGTCTTCGTGCCCACGAGCCCCTTCCGCTACGTCTTCCGCCTCCCGGAAGGCTTCCTGGGAAGCCACGGCCTGGAAAAGGCCCTCCCTCGCTATGACCGCTTCTTCCACCTCCTGGCGGGGCCCCAGCCCCCGGAGTGGGCCCAGGGGGCGGTCTACTACCAGATCTTCCCCGACCGCTTCCGCATGGGGCGCCCCGAACTCGCCCCCCAGGACGGGGCTTGGCGCTACCAGGGGAGGCCCATCCGGAGGAAGGCCTGGCACGAGCCCCCAGGGCCCGAAGGCCCCTGGGAGTTTTACGGGGGGGACCTGTGGGGCGTCCTCGAGGCCCTTCCCCACCTGGAGGGCTTAGGGGTGGAGGTGCTCTACCTCACCCCCATCTTCCAAAGCCCCTCCAGCCACCGCTACGACACGGAAGACTACCTGCGGGTGGACCCCCACCTGGGAGGAGAAGAGGCCCTGGAAGCCCTCTTCCAGGCTTTAGAAAAAAGGGGCATGCGCCTGGTGCTGGATGGCGTCTTCAACCATGTGGGGGCCACCCACCCTTGGTTTCAAAGGGCCCTAAAGGACCTGGAGAGCCCGGAACGGAGCATGTTCACCTTTTACCCCGATGGCTCCTACGCCGCCTTCTGGGGGGTGAAGTCCATGCCCAAGCTGGACTACGCCTCCCCCCTCACCCAGGAGCGCTTCGTCTTCGGCAAGAAGGCCCCCATCCGCTACTGGATGCGCCTAGCCCACGGCTGGCGGCTGGACGTGGCCCACTCCATCGGGGAAGGGGGGACGAACCGCAAAAACGCCCGCTGGCTCCGCGCCCTGGCCCGGGCGGCTAAGGAAGAAAGGCCCGAGGCCTTGGTCATCGGGGAGCTCTCCTACGACGCCACCCCCACCCTGCGCGCCCACACCCTGGACGGGGCCATGCACTACGCGGGCTTCGCCCACCCGGTGATGGCCTGGCTCTCCGGGCGGGACGTGCACGGGCGGGAAGCGGCCTTGAGCGCGGAGGAAGCCTGGGAGGTGCTCTGGGACCACTACCGGGCCCTGCCCCTGCAGGTGCGCCACGCCATGTACACCTTCGTCTCCTCCCACGACATCCCCCGGGCCCTGTGGCGGCTTCGGGGCAACCTGGGGCTTTTCCAGTTGGCCTACGCCCTCCTCTTCGCCTTCCCCGGGAGCCCCGCCATCTACTACGGGGACGAGGTGGGCCTTTCCCAGCCCAACCCCTACACCCTGTGGCAGGGAGACCCCTACTGCCGGGCCCCCTTCCCTTGGGACGAGGCCCTTTGGAACCGGGAGACGCTGGGGTTCTTGAGGCGCCTGGTGCGCCTCAAGAAGACCCACCCCGCCCTGCGCCGGGGAAGCCTTCTGCCCCTGAAGGCCCCGGAGGGAGTGCTGGCCTTCCGGAGGCGGTACCGGGGGGAGGAGGTCTGGGCCTTCTTCGCCAAGGAGGGGGCGCGCCTAAGGCTCCCCAGGGGGGTGGACCTCCTACGGGAGGAGGAGGTGGCGGGGGAGGTGGAGGCCCAATACCTCCTCTTCCAACCCTTAAACTGA
- a CDS encoding endonuclease MutS2 — protein MRDVLEVLEFPKVRALLAERAKTPLGQRLALALAPLPQEEAERRHGLTQEALAYPYTLPEAGTLEEAYQKAQGGARLSGLELLKSAQALEEAMALKEELLPLQNLLSQVAAGIGDHGAFLAKVRKALDEEGAVRDEASPKLFAIRRELKPLRQQILDKLYALMDRHPEAIQDRFVTLRRERYCIPVRAGMAQRIPGLLLDESESGATLFIEPLSVVKLNNRLQALRLQEEEEVNRILRELSERLAQDPGVPGTLKALGLLDLVQAQAALARDLGLTRPRFGERYELWEAFHPLIPNPVKNSFALDDHHRLLLISGPNMGGKTALLKTLGLAVLMAQSGLFVGAKRALLAWPDRVFADIGDEQSLQESLSTFAGHLRRLKEMLEGATPQSLVLIDELGSGTDPEEGAALSQAILEALLERGVKGMVTTHLSPLKAFAQGREGIRNASMRFDLEGLRPTYELVLGVPGRSYALAIARRLALPEEVLQRAEALLPEGGRLEALLEKLEAERLALEEEGRKLREELARAEELRRRLEAREARYEEERAERMRALEEEVRRQLLQVEAELKALKEKARVGAKKDALRELMALRERYAKKAPPPPPPAELAEGQLVEVVSLGRQGRLLELRGEEALVQVGPVRMTLKAKELKPLKAPEAPKALSTRPRREVKEVDLRGLTVEEALLEVDSALEEAKALGLPTLRLLHGKGTGALRQAIREALRRDKRVETFADAPPHEGGHGVTVVVLKS, from the coding sequence GTGCGGGATGTCCTCGAGGTCCTGGAGTTCCCCAAGGTCCGCGCCCTCTTGGCGGAAAGGGCCAAGACCCCTTTAGGGCAAAGGCTGGCCTTGGCCCTTGCCCCCCTCCCCCAGGAGGAGGCGGAAAGGCGCCACGGGCTAACCCAGGAGGCCTTAGCCTATCCCTACACCCTTCCCGAGGCGGGAACCCTCGAGGAGGCCTACCAAAAGGCCCAAGGCGGGGCCAGGCTTTCGGGCCTCGAGCTCCTGAAATCAGCCCAGGCCCTGGAGGAGGCCATGGCCCTCAAGGAGGAACTTCTTCCCCTACAAAACCTCCTGAGCCAGGTGGCGGCGGGCATAGGGGACCACGGGGCCTTCCTCGCCAAGGTCAGGAAAGCCCTGGACGAGGAAGGAGCCGTGCGGGATGAGGCAAGCCCCAAGCTTTTCGCCATCCGCCGGGAACTCAAGCCCCTGCGCCAGCAGATCCTGGACAAACTCTACGCCCTCATGGACCGCCACCCCGAGGCGATCCAGGACCGGTTCGTCACCCTGCGCCGCGAGCGCTACTGCATTCCCGTGCGCGCGGGGATGGCCCAAAGGATCCCCGGCCTTCTCCTGGATGAGTCCGAATCCGGGGCCACCCTTTTCATCGAGCCCCTTTCCGTGGTGAAGCTCAACAACCGCCTCCAGGCCCTGCGCCTGCAGGAGGAGGAGGAGGTGAACCGCATCCTGCGGGAGCTCTCGGAGAGGCTGGCCCAGGACCCCGGGGTACCGGGCACCCTGAAGGCCTTGGGCCTTTTGGACCTGGTGCAGGCCCAGGCAGCCCTGGCCCGGGACCTGGGCCTCACCCGCCCTCGCTTCGGGGAGCGCTACGAGCTTTGGGAGGCCTTCCACCCCCTCATCCCAAACCCCGTCAAGAACTCCTTTGCCCTGGACGACCATCACCGCCTCCTCCTCATCTCCGGCCCCAACATGGGGGGCAAAACCGCCCTCTTGAAGACCCTGGGCCTGGCGGTCCTCATGGCCCAGTCCGGCCTCTTCGTGGGGGCCAAGCGGGCCCTTTTGGCCTGGCCCGACCGGGTCTTTGCCGACATCGGGGACGAGCAGTCCCTGCAGGAAAGCCTCTCCACCTTCGCCGGGCACCTCCGCCGCCTCAAGGAGATGCTGGAGGGGGCCACGCCCCAAAGCCTGGTCCTCATCGACGAGCTGGGCAGCGGCACCGACCCCGAGGAGGGGGCGGCGCTTTCCCAGGCCATCCTGGAAGCCCTCTTGGAGCGGGGGGTGAAGGGCATGGTCACCACCCACCTCTCCCCCCTGAAGGCCTTCGCCCAGGGGCGGGAGGGCATCCGGAACGCCTCCATGCGCTTTGACCTGGAAGGGCTTCGCCCCACCTACGAGCTGGTCCTGGGGGTGCCGGGGCGGAGCTACGCCCTGGCCATCGCCCGGAGGCTCGCCCTGCCCGAAGAGGTGCTGCAGCGGGCCGAGGCCCTTCTGCCCGAGGGGGGTAGGCTGGAGGCCCTCCTGGAAAAGCTGGAGGCGGAAAGGCTCGCCCTGGAGGAGGAAGGGCGCAAACTCCGGGAAGAGCTCGCCCGGGCGGAGGAGCTGAGGCGGCGCCTCGAGGCCCGCGAGGCCCGCTACGAGGAGGAGCGGGCGGAAAGGATGCGGGCCCTGGAAGAGGAGGTGCGCAGGCAGCTTCTCCAGGTGGAGGCCGAGCTCAAGGCCCTGAAGGAAAAAGCTCGGGTGGGAGCCAAGAAAGACGCCCTTAGGGAGCTTATGGCCCTAAGGGAGCGCTACGCCAAAAAGGCTCCCCCACCCCCGCCCCCTGCGGAGCTGGCCGAGGGCCAGCTGGTGGAGGTGGTCTCCCTGGGCCGCCAGGGGCGGCTCTTGGAGCTTCGGGGTGAGGAGGCCTTGGTCCAGGTGGGCCCGGTGCGGATGACCCTGAAGGCCAAGGAGCTCAAGCCCCTCAAGGCCCCCGAAGCCCCCAAAGCCCTTTCCACCAGGCCCAGGCGGGAGGTGAAGGAGGTGGACCTCAGGGGGCTCACCGTGGAAGAGGCCCTCCTCGAGGTGGACAGCGCCCTGGAAGAGGCCAAGGCCTTGGGGCTTCCCACCCTGCGCCTCCTCCACGGCAAGGGCACGGGGGCCCTCAGGCAGGCCATCCGCGAGGCCCTAAGGCGGGACAAACGGGTGGAAACCTTCGCCGACGCCCCTCCCCACGAGGGCGGGCACGGGGTCACGGTGGTGGTGCTGAAGAGCTAA
- a CDS encoding acyl-CoA thioesterase — MEGFPVSVPIQVRFRDLDALGHVNNAVYLTYFEVARAAYFQRLERDWVEKGHFILARAEVDFLKPILLEDPVEVGVRVVRIGRSSFDMEYLLLARGEEAARGKTVQVWLEGGRPAPLPPVIRGRIEALEGRSF; from the coding sequence GTGGAGGGTTTTCCCGTATCCGTACCCATACAGGTACGCTTCCGCGACCTGGATGCCCTGGGGCATGTGAACAACGCGGTCTACCTCACCTACTTTGAGGTGGCCCGCGCCGCCTACTTCCAGAGATTGGAAAGGGACTGGGTGGAGAAGGGGCATTTCATCCTGGCCCGGGCGGAGGTGGATTTCCTGAAGCCCATTCTCCTCGAGGATCCCGTGGAGGTGGGGGTGCGGGTGGTGCGCATCGGGCGGAGCAGCTTTGACATGGAGTACCTCCTCCTGGCCAGGGGGGAGGAGGCCGCCCGGGGCAAGACGGTTCAGGTTTGGCTGGAAGGAGGCAGGCCTGCGCCTTTGCCCCCGGTCATCCGAGGGCGCATAGAGGCCCTGGAAGGCCGCTCCTTCTAA
- a CDS encoding M3 family oligoendopeptidase, with the protein METTWDLTPLFPSLESPEFGATWDGVKRRIGQLRALVEGEAPLGEVLSALDALQEEATPLWAYLYARFTADTTDEAALAKLSELEVLFLDFQRLRPRLTRYLALQDPEEAGPYRILVEEAREEALHMMPEGEEVLAAELSLSGRQAWSKLHENLTSQITAVVDGEELPITQVRNLYFRPEEEVRKKAYEAELLAWERHEVPLAYALNGVKGEAGVLNRRRGYRDDLEPSLHRNRITRKALMALLEAVRENLPLFHRYYLLKAKALGKERLDWWDLFAPIGQGRKWTLEEARRFIVEKLATLVPNAAKVAETAFQERWMDLLPRKGKIGGAYCMGRGGGKSLILANYEESFESVSTLGHELGHAYHNFALARVPASLREVPMTLAETASIMNETLVVEAALKEASPEEGVLILDAYLQGAAQVVVDIYSRYLFESWVFERRKARELSPREFKELMLKAQKEAYGEVLATHHPYMWAVKGHYYGSDFYNYPYAFGLLFGLAVYQEAKEDPGFAERYEELLASSGMYRAKELAARYGFDLESPAFWQKGFAVLAEKVEELERRLA; encoded by the coding sequence ATGGAAACCACGTGGGACCTAACCCCCCTCTTCCCCAGCCTAGAAAGCCCCGAGTTCGGGGCCACTTGGGACGGAGTGAAGCGGCGCATCGGCCAGCTTAGGGCCTTGGTGGAAGGGGAGGCCCCCCTAGGGGAGGTTCTTTCTGCCCTGGACGCCCTGCAGGAAGAAGCCACCCCCCTTTGGGCCTACCTCTACGCCCGCTTCACCGCCGACACCACCGACGAGGCCGCTTTGGCCAAGCTCTCCGAGCTGGAGGTGCTCTTTTTGGACTTCCAGCGCCTCAGGCCCCGCCTCACCCGCTACCTGGCCCTACAGGACCCGGAGGAGGCCGGGCCTTACCGCATCCTGGTGGAGGAGGCCCGGGAGGAAGCCCTGCACATGATGCCGGAAGGGGAAGAGGTTCTGGCGGCGGAGCTCTCCCTTTCCGGGCGCCAGGCCTGGTCCAAGCTCCACGAGAACCTCACCAGCCAGATCACTGCGGTGGTGGACGGGGAGGAGTTGCCCATCACCCAGGTGCGCAACCTCTACTTCCGCCCCGAGGAGGAGGTGCGCAAGAAGGCCTACGAGGCGGAGCTTTTGGCCTGGGAGCGCCATGAGGTGCCCCTGGCCTACGCCCTGAACGGGGTGAAGGGGGAAGCGGGGGTCCTGAACCGCAGGCGGGGCTACCGGGACGACCTCGAGCCCAGCCTGCACCGAAACCGCATCACCCGGAAAGCCCTCATGGCTCTCTTGGAAGCGGTGCGGGAAAACCTTCCCCTCTTCCACCGCTACTACCTCCTCAAGGCCAAGGCCCTGGGCAAGGAGAGGCTGGACTGGTGGGACCTCTTCGCCCCCATCGGCCAAGGCCGGAAGTGGACCCTGGAGGAGGCCCGGCGCTTCATCGTGGAAAAGCTCGCCACCCTGGTCCCGAACGCCGCTAAGGTGGCGGAAACCGCATTCCAAGAGCGCTGGATGGATCTCCTGCCCCGCAAGGGCAAGATCGGCGGGGCTTACTGCATGGGAAGGGGCGGGGGCAAAAGCCTCATCCTGGCCAACTACGAGGAGAGCTTTGAGTCGGTTTCCACCCTGGGCCACGAGCTGGGCCACGCCTACCACAACTTCGCCCTGGCCCGGGTGCCCGCCAGCCTGCGGGAGGTGCCCATGACCCTGGCGGAGACCGCCAGCATCATGAACGAGACCCTGGTGGTGGAGGCAGCCCTTAAGGAAGCCTCCCCGGAAGAGGGAGTTCTGATCCTGGACGCCTACCTCCAGGGGGCGGCCCAGGTGGTGGTGGACATCTACAGCCGTTACCTCTTTGAGTCTTGGGTCTTTGAAAGGAGGAAGGCCCGGGAGCTTTCTCCTAGGGAGTTCAAGGAACTCATGCTGAAGGCCCAGAAGGAGGCCTACGGGGAGGTCCTCGCCACCCATCACCCCTACATGTGGGCGGTGAAGGGGCATTACTACGGCTCCGACTTCTACAACTACCCCTACGCCTTCGGCCTCCTCTTCGGCTTGGCCGTGTACCAGGAGGCCAAGGAAGACCCAGGCTTCGCCGAGCGGTACGAGGAGCTTTTGGCCTCCTCGGGCATGTACCGGGCCAAGGAGCTGGCGGCCCGCTACGGCTTTGACCTGGAAAGCCCCGCCTTCTGGCAAAAGGGGTTTGCGGTTTTGGCCGAGAAGGTGGAGGAGCTGGAGAGGAGGCTTGCCTAA